In Gasterosteus aculeatus chromosome 15, fGasAcu3.hap1.1, whole genome shotgun sequence, a single genomic region encodes these proteins:
- the disp2 gene encoding protein dispatched homolog 2 isoform X1 — translation MEARSMRGESTDAIVMDDSPTDERGIQEPRQSEIPAVCLCPPDSECSAEAQLTVIRSAGELCDSCSSLDRPSSSCQLYHQVPRGPQVGAYNSPNPRKCPNRCHFGPIKPHACRDRPSNTAGPHGEGGDVTVEHARRSAHQTTRHGAVRCHWLRGSNESRTQKPTQRHVVTVRDRGVYCILRNYSQVIVDYPLAVLVSCAVLLLGCSLAGLLIGPLPDFSDPLLGFKPRGTHIGVRQSSLSELQENTGPGRELSRLPPQLSRSFEGAVSGDGSGAHEAPRLRIKRMLARDSSPDTFLCDAPAGERLAQLVFRSENSASLWSLKAIHAMCEMEQSRIRSQAQFQDLCQQHVRGGADGTARGGCCPSWSLGNYLAVLTNASCCLSLTSHQVSESLNLLRKCGPYYHKGHLVEACVERPELGVCSSVPSCCKESRVVFQILHFLVDKDFLSPQTVEYQIPTLKYSLLFLPVDKGEHMMEMYMNTLEGRELRYNNTTITGMDFGIKQRLFKYYLAKDAIYPVLAVASLLFTMALYLHSLFMVALSLIAITGSLLTSYFFYKVAFGLTFFPLVNLSAALIILGSCSNQLFIFADFWNLQLSQNPSASLEKRVNRALQEVGYLILASGLTSSAAFFSGYLSSITVIRCFSVYLGTSSFISSIMALVWLPCAFILRERHTEASSASVAAQGWKPCCSKNAGGFWDTSVRKRCLFALGQKLRELKRGLSDTSNLLFLKILPCGVVKFRYIWVCWFAVLAAGGTYMSCIDPGMKLPTLNSRVAQLFRSNHPFERYDAEYRHMFMFERQRNGEDKAVELRLVWGVKPTDNGDHFNPKSNGSLIFDLDFNMSRPDAQVWLRDLCGRVQNQSFYSPPSPEDRDVTTDNICLVEQLTRWVSVRRCSENNDSLHFCCNDIPFPYPAAVFEKCLTMMLVERYAEGHLAHSGGLYFQPDGRVAALVLSFKTTYLYSFNFSRTSLFYREILSWFDREMSGAPNGLENGWFISHLSLFDLQQALSSETLVIAGFSIALTFASLFFTTWSILLSIYGTVAVGGSVFVTISLLVLLEWQLSGIEALFISAAAGLSVDFVANYCISYSMAPHSDKIGKVAHSTKRMGCPVAIVSGAFFSMGIIMLPATVLPFRKLGIFLFLVKCVACGFATFFFQSLCCFFGPQKNCGKILLPCFSDHDDGMLSSCTAAEPGSSSANGAFGRSRVRRSYDKEAGGFLYPDHQCQQRQKQTGAGGGEGGGPEQYELQPLAYRLSDSFENSTCTSKLSNRPSVLSDEIDYCGREAGRRSVDGDSQEMCSRQHESCQPPPALQTSSPYRANTLRPEDVGKDKQRCRTCRAQSGGVKHWSSTTFSSSSSMEDTIISHTLETIDQPSQSKDEQTTEDSLYQHHHSDKGHLGSLSRSSCEGPEDSSETCLSDSEPGTSSTRQSEGGEEVQLRPGHLNGKRETLRLSLKETVYETCNKGRTSQSEGVVILPNSKPDLPDVWIKRDGQREDTC, via the exons ATGGAGGCTCGCTCGATGAGAGGAGAAAGCACGGACGCGATAGTGATGGATGATTCTCCTACGGATGAAAGGGGAATCCAGGAGCCTCGCCAGAG CGAGATCCCGGCCGTGTGTCTGTGCCCTCCTGACAGCGAGTGTTCAGCCGAGGCCCAGTTGACAGTCATCCGGTCTGCAGGGGAGCTTTGTgacagctgcagcagcctgGACAGACCCTCTTCCTCCTGCCAACTTTATCACCAA GTCCCCCGGGGTCCTCAAGTTGGGGCCTACAATTCGCCAAATCCCCGAAAATGTCCCAACCGCTGCCATTTCGGTCCAATCAAACCACACGCCTGCCGCGACCGCCCTTCAAACACAGCAGGTCCtcacggcgaaggaggagatGTGACGGTGGAACACGCTCGTCGTTCTGCCCATCAGACGACTCGTCACGGCGCGGTGAGATGTCATTGGCTGCGTGGGTCAAACGAGAGCAGGACTCAGAAACCGACGCAGAGGCATGTGGTGACAGTAAG GGACAGAGGAGTCTACTGCATCCTGAGAAA TTATTCCCAGGTGATAGTGGACTACCCGTTGGCAGTGTTGGTGAGTTGTgccgtgctgctgctgggatGTTCGCTAGCTGGACTCCTCATTGGTCCACTGCCCGACTTCTCTGACCCGCTGCTG GGCTTCAAGCCACGAGGAACACACATCGGAGTTCGTCAGTCAAGCTTGTCTGAGCTGCAGGAGAACACTGGGCCGGGCAGAGAACTGTCTCGTTTACCTCCGCAGCTCAGTAGAAG TTTCGAGGGTGCTGTCAGCGGGGACGGCAGTGGCGCCCATGAGGCCCCCAGGCTTCGCATCAAGAGGATGCTGGCCAGAGACTCGTCTCCAGACACGTTCCTCTGCGATGCTCCAG CAGGCGAGCGCTTGGCTCAACTGGTGTTTCGATCGGAAAACTCAGCCAGTCTCTGGAGTCTGAAGGCCATTCACGCCATGTGTGAGATGGAGCAATCCAGG ATTCGCTCGCAGGCTCAGTTCCAGGACTTGTGCCAGCAgcatgtgagggggggggccgACGGAACGGCCAGAGGCGGCTGTTGTCCAAGCTGGTCTTTGGGGAATTACTTGGCTGTCCTCACCAACGCCTCCTGCTGCCTCAGTCTCACCTCACACCAG GTGTCCGAGTCTTTGAACCTTCTCCGGAAATGTGGACCCTACTATCACAAGGGACATCTGGTGGAGGCCTGCGTTGAGAGACCCGAACTTGGCGTCTGTTCCTCTGTCCCGTCCTGCTGCAAAGAGTCTCGTGTGGTGTTCCAAATCCTCCACTTCCTGGTTGATAAAGACTTCCTCAGCCCGCAGACCGTTGAATACCAGATCCCGACGCTGAAGTACAGCCTTCTGTTCTTGCCCGTCGACAAAGGCGAACACATGATGGAGATGTACATGAACACGCTTGAGGGTCGGGAACTGAGGTACAACAACACCACCATCACTGGCATGGACTTCGGCATCAAGCAGAGGCTTTTCAAGTATTACCTGGCAAAAGATGCGATCTACCCCGTGCTAGCGGTTGCCTCTCTTCTGTTCACCATGGCTCTTTATCTCCACTCCCTTTTCATGGTAGCATTATCTTTGATAGCGATCACAGGCTCCCTCCTGACCTCCTATTTCTTCTATAAAGTAGCATTTGGCCTGACATTCTTCCCGCTGGTTAACCTCTCAGCAGCTCTTATTATCTTGGGAAGTTGCTCTAATCAGCTATTCATCTTCGCCGATTTCTGGAATCTGCAGCTATCGCAGAATCCGTCCGCCTCCCTCGAGAAGAGGGTAAACAGAGCTTTGCAGGAAGTTGGGTATTTAATTTTAGCGTCGGGGTTGACCTCCAGCGCAGCATTTTTCTCTGGTTATCTCAGCAGCATCACAGTGATCCGatgtttctctgtttatttGGGAACTTCCTCCTTTATCAGCTCCATCATGGCGTTAGTTTGGCTGCCGTGCGCCTTCATTCTGCGCGAGCGCCACACAGAAGCGTCCTCTGCGTCCGTAGCCGCGCAGGGATGGAAACCATGCTGCTCGAAGAACGCCGGGGGCTTCTGGGATACCAGCGTGCGCAAGAGATGCCTCTTCGCTCTCGGGCAGAAGCTGAGAGAATTAAAGAGAGGTCTCAGCGACACTTCCAATTTGTTGTTTCTGAAAATCCTGCCCTGTGGAGTGGTGAAGTTTAGGTACATCTGGGTGTGCTGGTTTGCAGTGCTGGCTGCCGGGGGCACGTACATGTCCTGCATTGACCCAGGCATGAAGCTGCCCACCTTAAACAGCAGGGTGGCCCAGCTTTTCCGCTCCAATCACCCGTTTGAAAGGTATGACGCAGAGTATCGTCACATGTTCATGTTTGAGAGGCAGAGGAATGGCGAAGACAAAGCCGTTGAGTTAAGGCTCGTTTGGGGTGTAAAACCAACTGATAACGGGGATCACTTTAACCCCAAGAGCAATGGCTCTTTAATTTTTGACCTGGACTTTAACATGAGCCGGCCGGACGCCCAGGTTTGGTTGAGGGATTTATGTGGGCGGGTTCAGAACCAAAGCTTTTACTCTCCTCCGTCACCTGAGGATAGAGACGTTACGACAGACAATATCTGCCTCGTGGAGCAGCTAACGCGGTGGGTGTCTGTCAGACGCTGCTCAGAGAATAATGACTCCCTCCATTTTTGCTGTAACGACATCCCTTTCCCCTACCCTGCTGCCGTTTTCGAGAAGTGCCTCACTATGATGCTGGTGGAGAGGTATGCCGAGGGCCATCTGGCCCACAGCGGAGGCCTGTACTTCCAGCCAGATGGCAGGGTTGCTGCCCTGGTGTTGTCATTCAAAACCACATACCTCTACAGCTTTAACTTTAGCCGAACCAGCCTCTTCTACAGAGAAATCCTGTCATGGTTTGACAGGGAAATGTCGGGCGCGCCCAACGGGCTGGAGAACGGCTGGTTCATCAGTCACCTGTCTCTTTTTGACCTGCAACAAGCTTTGAGCTCAGAGACTCTGGTGATAGCTGGCTTCTCAATAGCTCTCACGTTCGCTTCGCTTTTCTTCACCACCTGGAGTATTCTGCTGAGCATATATGGGACCGTAGCTGTGGGAGGGAGTGTTTTTGTCACTATCAGCCTCCTTGTCCTTCTTGAATGGCAGCTGAGTGGCATCGAGGCTCTGTTcatatcagcagcagcagggctgtCTGTTGACTTTGTTGCCAACTACTGCATTTCCTACAGCATGGCTCCTCATTCAGACAAAATTGGCAAAGTAGCGCACTCCACTAAAAGAATGGGATGTCCTGTAGCAATAGTTTCTGGTGCCTTTTTCTCAATGGGGATCATCATGTTGCCCGCCACGGTCTTGCCTTTCCGAAAACTTgggatttttctctttttggtgaAATGTGTAGCATGCGGATTCGCAACCTTCTTTTTCCAGTCCCTGTGCTGCTTTTTTGGACCCCAGAAAAACTGCGGCAAGATCTTGCTGCCATGTTTCTCAGATCACGACGACGGCATGCTGTCCTCTTGCACGGCAGCCGAGCCCGGTTCCTCGTCAGCTAACGGCGCCTTCGGCAGATCTAGAGTGAGGAGGAGTTACGACAAAGAAGCAGGTGGCTTTCTCTACCCTGACCACCAATgtcagcagagacagaaacagactgGAGCAGGGGGAGGCGAGGGCGGAGGGCCTGAGCAATACGAGCTGCAGCCACTGGCCTATCGACTGAGCGACAGCTTTGAAAACAGCACATGCACCAGTAAGCTGTCCAACCGGCCGTCTGTGCTCTCCGATGAGATCGATTACTGTGGGAGGGAAGCGGGCAGGAGGAGCGTAGACGGGGACAGTCAGGAGATGTGCAGTCGTCAACACGAGAGCTGCCAACCGCCTCCAGCCCTTCAGACTTCGTCTCCGTACAGAGCAAACACCCTGCGGCCCGAAGACGTAGGCAAGGACAAGCAGCGGTGTAGAACATGCAGAGCTCAGTCGGGTGGGGTAAAGCACTGGAGCAGTACTACGTTCTCCTCATCGTCCAGCATGGAGGACACCATCATCAGCCACACACTGGAGACCATTGACCAGCCATCACAAAGCAAAGACGAACAAACCACAGAGGACAGCCTATATCAGCACCACCACTCTGATAAAGGCCACCTCGGCTCCCTGTCTCGGAGCTCGTGCGAGGGTCCGGAGGACTCTAGTGAAACGTGCCTCAGTGACAGTGAGCCAGGGACTTCTAGCACGCGGCAAAGTGAAGGCGGGGAAGAGGTTCAGTTAAGACCGGGGCATCTGAACGGGAAGAGAGAAACGCTTCGTCTCTCACTGAAAGAAACGGTTTATGAGACTTGCAATAAGGGCCGCACCAGTCAGAGTGAGGGAGTTGTGATCTTACCCAACAGCAAGCCAGACCTGCCTGACGTTTGGATAAAGAGAGACGGGCAACGGGAGGACACATGTTGA
- the pkdccb gene encoding extracellular tyrosine-protein kinase PKDCC encodes MAGMGNSLRAAALLAFVVLSILVSLLISSVQQFGGTVSYVSNATVAADEEEFASLRGALIHQLSERRKEIIPLLLPDYHVDGGDENGLPGDSPRSLHNVQTQDSTLDYSLWNEIAHGSRKARMDEMDCDSLVDMQAVEILGSGYTKLVVKVNLAGGQPVALKLVNEQGIDMGKCVEDFRDPRGCRELVSYKLKKEIVLLQRLQHPNVIKLKGHCAEGRGGEDGRVTVILEQGNPLQMIQLLQSPWEDRFRVCLDLVRLLHFLSDSPLGSVALLDFQPRQFVTVSGQLKLTDLDDASAAETSCRTHADCTLQFPHRNFTVLCSARGMCEGLNEKRNIYNAYRYFFTYLLPHQAPPGFTHLVDHIMNSTGELKADINQTLEAFEHILLLYKSGLHLDNLPPSIIGDYAVMRGMGTSGSAAFRCWPSYSQQGCVLSVHGAREAAFICNSHSQCSSFTLTGRKTWTGRVLASFSSGFSHLVPDGTSEVYVKKAKALEDATVAREDPNGRTQPRPSR; translated from the exons ATGGCCGGGATGGGCAACTCTTTACGCGCGGCTGCCCTCCTGGCTTTCGTGGTTCTCTCTATTCTGGTGTCACTCTTGATCAGCAGCGTGCAGCAGTTTGGAGGGACCGTGTCTTACGTTTCCAATGCGACTgttgctgctgatgaggaggagTTTGCGTCCCTCCGCGGGGCGTTGATTCACCAACTCAGCGAGAGGCGAAAAGAAATCATTCCGCTGCTTTTACCTGATTATCATGTTGATGGTGGGGATGAAAACGGACTACCCGGGGACAGCCCACGTTCTCTCCACAATGTCCAAACACAAGACTCGACTTTGGATTACAGCCTGTGGAATGAGATCGCGCATGGCTCCAGGAAAGCGCGCATGGATGAAATGGACTGCGACTCTCTGGTGGACATGCAGGCTGTGGAGATCCTCGGGTCGGGATACACAAAACTGGTTGTCAAAGTGAATCTAGCCGGCGGGCAGCCCGTGGCGTTGAAACTCGTCAATGAGCAGGGCATAGACATGGGGAAGTGTGTGGAGGATTTCAGAGACCCTCGAGGCTGCCGAGAGCTTGTTTCCTACAAGCTGAAGAAAGAAATAGTCCTGTTACAGAGGCTGCAGCATCCCAACGTCATTAAG CTCAAAGGTCACTGtgcagaaggaagaggaggagaggatggaagaGTCACGGTCATTCTGGAGCAGGGGAATCCTCTCCAGATGATCCAGCTTCTCCAGAGTCCCTGGGAGGACAGATTCAGG GTGTGTCTGGACCTGGTGCGGCTCCTGCACTTCCTGTCCGATTCCCCGCTGGGCTCCGTGGCCCTGTTGGACTTCCAGCCCCGGCAGTTTGTCACAGTTTCCGGCCAGTTGAAGCTCACGGACCTGGACGACGCCAGCGCCGCTGAGACCTCTTGTCGGACGCACGCGGACTGCACCCTCCAGTTTCCACACAGAAATTTCACCGTGCTGTGCTCGGCACGGGGAATGTGTGAGGGCCTGAATGAGAAGAGGAACATTTACAACGCCTATAG GTATTTTTTCACCTACCTGCTGCCTCACCAGGCCCCGCCTGGCTTCACACACCTGGTAGACCACATCATGAACTCCACAG GGGAGCTGAAAGCTGACATCAATCAAACCCTGGAGGCCTTTGaacacatcctcctcctctacaaGTCTGGCCTGCACCTGGACAACCTGCCTCCATCAATAATCGGAG ATTACGCCGTGATGCGAGGCATGGGGACCTCTGGGAGCGCGGCGTTCCGCTGCTGGCCGTCCTACAGCCAGCAGGGCTGCGTGCTGTCGGTGCACGGCGCCCGAGAGGCAGCGTTCATCTGTAACTCCCACTCTCAGTGCAGCAGCTTCACTCTGACGGGACGGAAGACGTGGACGG GTCGGGTCCTGGCCTCCTTCAGCAGCGGCTTCAGTCATCTGGTGCCCGATGGGACGTCGGAGGTGTACGTGAAGAAAGCCAAAGCTCTCGAAGACGCAACGGTGGCACGCGAGGACCCCAACGGACGAACCCAGCCTCGGCCGAGCCGCTGA
- the disp2 gene encoding protein dispatched homolog 2 isoform X2 produces MEARSMRGESTDAIVMDDSPTDERGIQEPRQSEIPAVCLCPPDSECSAEAQLTVIRSAGELCDSCSSLDRPSSSCQLYHQVPRGPQVGAYNSPNPRKCPNRCHFGPIKPHACRDRPSNTAGPHGEGGDVTVEHARRSAHQTTRHGAVRCHWLRGSNESRTQKPTQRHVVTVRDRGVYCILRNYSQVIVDYPLAVLVSCAVLLLGCSLAGLLIGPLPDFSDPLLGFKPRGTHIGVRQSSLSELQENTGPGRELSRLPPQLSRSFEGAVSGDGSGAHEAPRLRIKRMLARDSSPDTFLCDAPGERLAQLVFRSENSASLWSLKAIHAMCEMEQSRIRSQAQFQDLCQQHVRGGADGTARGGCCPSWSLGNYLAVLTNASCCLSLTSHQVSESLNLLRKCGPYYHKGHLVEACVERPELGVCSSVPSCCKESRVVFQILHFLVDKDFLSPQTVEYQIPTLKYSLLFLPVDKGEHMMEMYMNTLEGRELRYNNTTITGMDFGIKQRLFKYYLAKDAIYPVLAVASLLFTMALYLHSLFMVALSLIAITGSLLTSYFFYKVAFGLTFFPLVNLSAALIILGSCSNQLFIFADFWNLQLSQNPSASLEKRVNRALQEVGYLILASGLTSSAAFFSGYLSSITVIRCFSVYLGTSSFISSIMALVWLPCAFILRERHTEASSASVAAQGWKPCCSKNAGGFWDTSVRKRCLFALGQKLRELKRGLSDTSNLLFLKILPCGVVKFRYIWVCWFAVLAAGGTYMSCIDPGMKLPTLNSRVAQLFRSNHPFERYDAEYRHMFMFERQRNGEDKAVELRLVWGVKPTDNGDHFNPKSNGSLIFDLDFNMSRPDAQVWLRDLCGRVQNQSFYSPPSPEDRDVTTDNICLVEQLTRWVSVRRCSENNDSLHFCCNDIPFPYPAAVFEKCLTMMLVERYAEGHLAHSGGLYFQPDGRVAALVLSFKTTYLYSFNFSRTSLFYREILSWFDREMSGAPNGLENGWFISHLSLFDLQQALSSETLVIAGFSIALTFASLFFTTWSILLSIYGTVAVGGSVFVTISLLVLLEWQLSGIEALFISAAAGLSVDFVANYCISYSMAPHSDKIGKVAHSTKRMGCPVAIVSGAFFSMGIIMLPATVLPFRKLGIFLFLVKCVACGFATFFFQSLCCFFGPQKNCGKILLPCFSDHDDGMLSSCTAAEPGSSSANGAFGRSRVRRSYDKEAGGFLYPDHQCQQRQKQTGAGGGEGGGPEQYELQPLAYRLSDSFENSTCTSKLSNRPSVLSDEIDYCGREAGRRSVDGDSQEMCSRQHESCQPPPALQTSSPYRANTLRPEDVGKDKQRCRTCRAQSGGVKHWSSTTFSSSSSMEDTIISHTLETIDQPSQSKDEQTTEDSLYQHHHSDKGHLGSLSRSSCEGPEDSSETCLSDSEPGTSSTRQSEGGEEVQLRPGHLNGKRETLRLSLKETVYETCNKGRTSQSEGVVILPNSKPDLPDVWIKRDGQREDTC; encoded by the exons ATGGAGGCTCGCTCGATGAGAGGAGAAAGCACGGACGCGATAGTGATGGATGATTCTCCTACGGATGAAAGGGGAATCCAGGAGCCTCGCCAGAG CGAGATCCCGGCCGTGTGTCTGTGCCCTCCTGACAGCGAGTGTTCAGCCGAGGCCCAGTTGACAGTCATCCGGTCTGCAGGGGAGCTTTGTgacagctgcagcagcctgGACAGACCCTCTTCCTCCTGCCAACTTTATCACCAA GTCCCCCGGGGTCCTCAAGTTGGGGCCTACAATTCGCCAAATCCCCGAAAATGTCCCAACCGCTGCCATTTCGGTCCAATCAAACCACACGCCTGCCGCGACCGCCCTTCAAACACAGCAGGTCCtcacggcgaaggaggagatGTGACGGTGGAACACGCTCGTCGTTCTGCCCATCAGACGACTCGTCACGGCGCGGTGAGATGTCATTGGCTGCGTGGGTCAAACGAGAGCAGGACTCAGAAACCGACGCAGAGGCATGTGGTGACAGTAAG GGACAGAGGAGTCTACTGCATCCTGAGAAA TTATTCCCAGGTGATAGTGGACTACCCGTTGGCAGTGTTGGTGAGTTGTgccgtgctgctgctgggatGTTCGCTAGCTGGACTCCTCATTGGTCCACTGCCCGACTTCTCTGACCCGCTGCTG GGCTTCAAGCCACGAGGAACACACATCGGAGTTCGTCAGTCAAGCTTGTCTGAGCTGCAGGAGAACACTGGGCCGGGCAGAGAACTGTCTCGTTTACCTCCGCAGCTCAGTAGAAG TTTCGAGGGTGCTGTCAGCGGGGACGGCAGTGGCGCCCATGAGGCCCCCAGGCTTCGCATCAAGAGGATGCTGGCCAGAGACTCGTCTCCAGACACGTTCCTCTGCGATGCTCCAG GCGAGCGCTTGGCTCAACTGGTGTTTCGATCGGAAAACTCAGCCAGTCTCTGGAGTCTGAAGGCCATTCACGCCATGTGTGAGATGGAGCAATCCAGG ATTCGCTCGCAGGCTCAGTTCCAGGACTTGTGCCAGCAgcatgtgagggggggggccgACGGAACGGCCAGAGGCGGCTGTTGTCCAAGCTGGTCTTTGGGGAATTACTTGGCTGTCCTCACCAACGCCTCCTGCTGCCTCAGTCTCACCTCACACCAG GTGTCCGAGTCTTTGAACCTTCTCCGGAAATGTGGACCCTACTATCACAAGGGACATCTGGTGGAGGCCTGCGTTGAGAGACCCGAACTTGGCGTCTGTTCCTCTGTCCCGTCCTGCTGCAAAGAGTCTCGTGTGGTGTTCCAAATCCTCCACTTCCTGGTTGATAAAGACTTCCTCAGCCCGCAGACCGTTGAATACCAGATCCCGACGCTGAAGTACAGCCTTCTGTTCTTGCCCGTCGACAAAGGCGAACACATGATGGAGATGTACATGAACACGCTTGAGGGTCGGGAACTGAGGTACAACAACACCACCATCACTGGCATGGACTTCGGCATCAAGCAGAGGCTTTTCAAGTATTACCTGGCAAAAGATGCGATCTACCCCGTGCTAGCGGTTGCCTCTCTTCTGTTCACCATGGCTCTTTATCTCCACTCCCTTTTCATGGTAGCATTATCTTTGATAGCGATCACAGGCTCCCTCCTGACCTCCTATTTCTTCTATAAAGTAGCATTTGGCCTGACATTCTTCCCGCTGGTTAACCTCTCAGCAGCTCTTATTATCTTGGGAAGTTGCTCTAATCAGCTATTCATCTTCGCCGATTTCTGGAATCTGCAGCTATCGCAGAATCCGTCCGCCTCCCTCGAGAAGAGGGTAAACAGAGCTTTGCAGGAAGTTGGGTATTTAATTTTAGCGTCGGGGTTGACCTCCAGCGCAGCATTTTTCTCTGGTTATCTCAGCAGCATCACAGTGATCCGatgtttctctgtttatttGGGAACTTCCTCCTTTATCAGCTCCATCATGGCGTTAGTTTGGCTGCCGTGCGCCTTCATTCTGCGCGAGCGCCACACAGAAGCGTCCTCTGCGTCCGTAGCCGCGCAGGGATGGAAACCATGCTGCTCGAAGAACGCCGGGGGCTTCTGGGATACCAGCGTGCGCAAGAGATGCCTCTTCGCTCTCGGGCAGAAGCTGAGAGAATTAAAGAGAGGTCTCAGCGACACTTCCAATTTGTTGTTTCTGAAAATCCTGCCCTGTGGAGTGGTGAAGTTTAGGTACATCTGGGTGTGCTGGTTTGCAGTGCTGGCTGCCGGGGGCACGTACATGTCCTGCATTGACCCAGGCATGAAGCTGCCCACCTTAAACAGCAGGGTGGCCCAGCTTTTCCGCTCCAATCACCCGTTTGAAAGGTATGACGCAGAGTATCGTCACATGTTCATGTTTGAGAGGCAGAGGAATGGCGAAGACAAAGCCGTTGAGTTAAGGCTCGTTTGGGGTGTAAAACCAACTGATAACGGGGATCACTTTAACCCCAAGAGCAATGGCTCTTTAATTTTTGACCTGGACTTTAACATGAGCCGGCCGGACGCCCAGGTTTGGTTGAGGGATTTATGTGGGCGGGTTCAGAACCAAAGCTTTTACTCTCCTCCGTCACCTGAGGATAGAGACGTTACGACAGACAATATCTGCCTCGTGGAGCAGCTAACGCGGTGGGTGTCTGTCAGACGCTGCTCAGAGAATAATGACTCCCTCCATTTTTGCTGTAACGACATCCCTTTCCCCTACCCTGCTGCCGTTTTCGAGAAGTGCCTCACTATGATGCTGGTGGAGAGGTATGCCGAGGGCCATCTGGCCCACAGCGGAGGCCTGTACTTCCAGCCAGATGGCAGGGTTGCTGCCCTGGTGTTGTCATTCAAAACCACATACCTCTACAGCTTTAACTTTAGCCGAACCAGCCTCTTCTACAGAGAAATCCTGTCATGGTTTGACAGGGAAATGTCGGGCGCGCCCAACGGGCTGGAGAACGGCTGGTTCATCAGTCACCTGTCTCTTTTTGACCTGCAACAAGCTTTGAGCTCAGAGACTCTGGTGATAGCTGGCTTCTCAATAGCTCTCACGTTCGCTTCGCTTTTCTTCACCACCTGGAGTATTCTGCTGAGCATATATGGGACCGTAGCTGTGGGAGGGAGTGTTTTTGTCACTATCAGCCTCCTTGTCCTTCTTGAATGGCAGCTGAGTGGCATCGAGGCTCTGTTcatatcagcagcagcagggctgtCTGTTGACTTTGTTGCCAACTACTGCATTTCCTACAGCATGGCTCCTCATTCAGACAAAATTGGCAAAGTAGCGCACTCCACTAAAAGAATGGGATGTCCTGTAGCAATAGTTTCTGGTGCCTTTTTCTCAATGGGGATCATCATGTTGCCCGCCACGGTCTTGCCTTTCCGAAAACTTgggatttttctctttttggtgaAATGTGTAGCATGCGGATTCGCAACCTTCTTTTTCCAGTCCCTGTGCTGCTTTTTTGGACCCCAGAAAAACTGCGGCAAGATCTTGCTGCCATGTTTCTCAGATCACGACGACGGCATGCTGTCCTCTTGCACGGCAGCCGAGCCCGGTTCCTCGTCAGCTAACGGCGCCTTCGGCAGATCTAGAGTGAGGAGGAGTTACGACAAAGAAGCAGGTGGCTTTCTCTACCCTGACCACCAATgtcagcagagacagaaacagactgGAGCAGGGGGAGGCGAGGGCGGAGGGCCTGAGCAATACGAGCTGCAGCCACTGGCCTATCGACTGAGCGACAGCTTTGAAAACAGCACATGCACCAGTAAGCTGTCCAACCGGCCGTCTGTGCTCTCCGATGAGATCGATTACTGTGGGAGGGAAGCGGGCAGGAGGAGCGTAGACGGGGACAGTCAGGAGATGTGCAGTCGTCAACACGAGAGCTGCCAACCGCCTCCAGCCCTTCAGACTTCGTCTCCGTACAGAGCAAACACCCTGCGGCCCGAAGACGTAGGCAAGGACAAGCAGCGGTGTAGAACATGCAGAGCTCAGTCGGGTGGGGTAAAGCACTGGAGCAGTACTACGTTCTCCTCATCGTCCAGCATGGAGGACACCATCATCAGCCACACACTGGAGACCATTGACCAGCCATCACAAAGCAAAGACGAACAAACCACAGAGGACAGCCTATATCAGCACCACCACTCTGATAAAGGCCACCTCGGCTCCCTGTCTCGGAGCTCGTGCGAGGGTCCGGAGGACTCTAGTGAAACGTGCCTCAGTGACAGTGAGCCAGGGACTTCTAGCACGCGGCAAAGTGAAGGCGGGGAAGAGGTTCAGTTAAGACCGGGGCATCTGAACGGGAAGAGAGAAACGCTTCGTCTCTCACTGAAAGAAACGGTTTATGAGACTTGCAATAAGGGCCGCACCAGTCAGAGTGAGGGAGTTGTGATCTTACCCAACAGCAAGCCAGACCTGCCTGACGTTTGGATAAAGAGAGACGGGCAACGGGAGGACACATGTTGA